The genomic DNA ATTGAATGCTTGAAAGAATTGCTAAAAAATGTTCCTAAGAATTATGCAAAATAAAAAGATTATTCTCTTAACCGGAGCAACTGACGGCATTGGAAAACAAACTACATTTATGCTTGCAAAAGAAAATTCAATTTTATTACTGCACGGAAAAAACAAAAATAAAGGACATAAAATAAAAGACGAAATAATTGCAAAAACAGTAAACAAAAATATATTTTATTTTAATGCTGATTTTACTTCTATTAAAGAAATTGAAGAACTTTCCACTAATATTCACAAGCAATTTTCTCATATTGATATTTTAATAAACAATGCAGGGATTTATGAAAATAAAAAAATAATTCTTGATAACGGAATAGAAAAAAACTTCATGGTAAATCATCTTGCATCTTTTTCTTTGACTTTGAAACTATTGGATTTATTAGAAAAATCTAAGAATGCCAGAATTATTAATGTTAGTTCAATGATTCATGCAAGTAGCATTGACTTTGAAAACTTAAATGCTGAAAAACATTATTCCGGTGATTATGCTTATTCTTTAACAAAACTATGTAACATATTATTTTCTAACGAATTAAGTTCAAAATTAAAAGGGAAAAGCATAACAGTAAATTCACTTCATCCCGGAGTGATTAATACAAAATTACTTAGAGCAGGTTGGGGTGCT from Bacteroidota bacterium includes the following:
- a CDS encoding SDR family NAD(P)-dependent oxidoreductase; the protein is MQNKKIILLTGATDGIGKQTTFMLAKENSILLLHGKNKNKGHKIKDEIIAKTVNKNIFYFNADFTSIKEIEELSTNIHKQFSHIDILINNAGIYENKKIILDNGIEKNFMVNHLASFSLTLKLLDLLEKSKNARIINVSSMIHASSIDFENLNAEKHYSGDYAYSLTKLCNILFSNELSSKLKGKSITVNSLHPGVINTKLLRAGWGAFGDSPIEGAKRIFYLAYSKKIENISGKYFVNDKITSPADISDDKNNRKKLWDISLKLV